AAAATGTATAATTCGCCTACCTTAGCAGGGTACCCGAGCCACTCATCCTTATCCAGCTGTTCATTCCACAGTGGATTTTTCGCCACACGCACGAATTGACCGGTGCGCTTGTTCATCGGCGGATTGAGCAGCAACGGCGGATACAGAAGAATTTGCCGAATGATCGGCAACGGCGCCAGTTTTTCTTTGTAACGCGGCGGCAAATCGATTGGTCGCGGCAGGGCTATAACCGCCACTTCGGCTCCGGCGGCAATTTGTCGATAGACGGACGGGTGCCTGCCGGTGACGTTTTCCTCGATATCCCGATAGAGTTTGCGAATCAAATGGGTCAGCGATTCAACCGTGCTGTTGAAGGTGCGGTAAGGGCGCTTATCGAGCCGATCACCCTCAGAATCGCAGATCAAATAACGCTCGAAAGAACGCCAATAGTCGTAGAACCGTTCGATAAAAACATATAATAACTCGGGATTGTCCAACAACGGACCGGCATCTGCGACCAGTCGTCTGGTTTCAGCAATCGTCAGCTTTTCGAGATAGATAAAAGAACGAATCAGTTTATCTATCTCATCGTCCACTACCTGATCATTTTCGAGACGAAAGAGGCGCAGCAGAGGAGATTTTCGTCTTTCCAAAGTATCGATAAAGCGCTTCAGCATTTCGCGAAAGAGGGAGCTGGTCAGCAGCTCTTCTCCGGTTTCACACACTCGATCCCGCAATCGAATGATAATTTTATTTTGAAGGAAAGAAAAACTTATCAGATCGCCGCGTTCCTGCATTAACAAGCTCCAATCAAAGAATTCGACAAGATTTACCAAGAGATTTTATTGGTTGGAATTAAATGTCTTTATAGGCCTCAATCAAAACGGACGCCAAATAGCGATCCAATGACTCTCCGGCAGGCAAGGAGTTGAGAATTGCCCGACCGCAAGGATCGTTTGTCTCCATATTGCTTCCGATAGGGGATCTTTGGATGATCAAATTTACCTGTCGGAAGCCGCTCCGCCGCACCAAAGCATCATATTCCTCGATCAGCAGGGCGCCGCTGATGCAACCCACATAGGCTTCGAAGCTGCTGCGCAGCGCAGGCGGAAGTTCCCGATAAAGCGCCGTGTCCGCAATCGCCAAGCGGCCCCCCGGCTTCAGCACACGATAAATTTCTGCGAAAACTGCCGGCTTGTCGGCAGAAAGATTGATGACACAGTTGCTGATCACCACATCGATCGAATTGTCGTCCACCGGCAGGTTCTCGATTTCGCCCAAACGAAACTCGACATTTTCTACCCCATGCTCTTTGGCGATTTTTCGTGCTCGTTCGATCATGGCCGGAGTCATATCGACGCCGATGACTCGGCCGGTCGGTCCCACCTTTTCAGCTGCCGAAAAGCAGTCAAATCCGGCGCCGCAGCCCAAATCCAACACGACCTCACCCTCTTTCAGCGAAGCTGCGGCAAGGGGATTGCCGCAGCTCAAGGATAGATTAGCCTCTGCCGGAACGGCCTGCAAATCCTTCTCTTCGTAGCCGAGCAGGGCGGCGTAAGCATCCGGTTTTACTCCGCAACAGGACGGGCCACAGCCGCAACTTTGCTCATTTTGTGCAATCTGCTCATAAGCTTTCCGAACGTTTTTCTTTAGCTGTTCCGCATTCATGGCATTCTCCATCGTCATTCGACGTTTTATATTTCAGCCCTTAATAACCCCCAAAGGCCGCAGTTTGGCAACACGCTTGGATAATCCCGCGCCGCTGACCGCCTCGACGACATCGGCGACATCTTTATAGGCTTCCGGCATTTCTTCGGCCAACGTCTCGCGTCCGGCGGCACGCACCAGAATGCCCTCCTCGGCCAACTCGTGCCGCAAATCGCGCCCCTTACCGGCTTTCAGCGCCTGGGTGCGGCTCTTTAATCGGCCCGCGCCGTGGCAGGTAGATCCGAACGTCTCCTGCATGGCCCTCTCGGTGCCGATCAGCACGTAAGAATAGCGGCCCATATCGCCGGGGATCAGCACAGGCTGACCGATCGAGCGGTAAGCCTCGGGCAGTTCGGCATGATGCGGCGCAAAGGCGCGCGTCGCCCCTTTTCGATGGACCACCAACCGCCGTTTTTTACCATCCACCATGTGCTCTTCGATTTTGGCAATATTATGCGCAACTTCGTAAACGATCTGCATGTTGAGCTGTTGAGGAGTGACGCCCAGCGCCTTGAGAAACGCCTGCTGCACCCAATGACTGATCATCTGCCGATTGGCAAAAGCAAAGTTGACCGCACAGGCCATCTGCGCGAGATAGCGCTGTCCCTCCGGCGAGGTGATCGGTGCGCAGCAGAGTTGCCGATCCGGCAGCTCGATGCCGTACTTTTGCGCCGCCTTGAGCATGACATTGATCGATTCTTCACAAATCTGGTGGCCGAAGCCGCGCGAACCGGTATGGATCGTCACGACGATTTGCCCTTTGCGCAGTCCCAGCACTTCGGCAGCCTGCGGGTCAAAAATTTCCTGCACGACCCCCACTTCGACAAAGTGATTACCGGAGCCCAGAGTGCCGAGCTGCTGCCTGCCGCGCTCACGGGCTTGGCCGCTGACCGTGGACGGATCGGCGCCGGACATACGTCCCTTTTCCTCGATCTTGTCCAACTCGAACGATTCGCCGAATCCCGCCGAGGCCGCCCAGTGCGCCCCTTCGATCATCACCCGCTCTTCTTCTTGATTGCTCAGCTTGACCGGTCCCTTGGAACCGACGCCGCTGGGCACCTTGGCGAAGAGCTCGTCCACCAGCTTTTGCAGCTTCGGTTTGACCTCATCGAGCTGCAGATCGGTGCGCAGCAACCGCACGCCGCAGTTGATGTCATAGCCAACCCCGCCTGGGGAAACGACGCCGTTTTCATAGTCGAACGCCGCCACGCCGCCGATGGGAAAGCCGTACCCCCAGTGAATATCCGGCATGGCCATCGACGAGCCGACGATACCGGGCAAACAGGCGACGTTGGCCGCCTGAACCGGCGCGTTGTCGGCGAAAATTTGCGGCAACATCTTTTCGGAAGCATAGATGCGTGCCGAAGTGCGCATCCTGCCGCTCTGCGGAATCTCAAAAAGATAATCGTGAATTTTCTTTACATCCACGCTCATGGCAACCTCCTCCGCTCGGTCTGCGAGCGGGCAGATCAGTTTATTACACAAGACTAATCAAATACGGGCAAAGCATTCCTGCAGATCTCAAACATCAAAGAGAATCTGCGCCGAGTACCCTTCTTCAGTCTTTTCGACAGCCAGGTTATGATAGGTGACGGCTTTGATCTCCAAAGAGGCCTGATGACGTTTGGGGTCAAAGCGGTCGCCCTTGATTTCAGCCCTTAACCGGCCATCCTCGATGCGAAGATCGATCTCGACCGGTATAAAGCCTTTGGTCTGAAACAAAAAGTTCAGTTTGGACAACCAGTTGACCATTAATTGCCCATTGTCTTCGCCGACGACCGTCACGACGCGGCGCCGGATAGGCCGAAAGTCGCCCTCGGGAACTACAAGTCTGAACATCGCCAGGGCGGCGTCGCCAAAAAGCTTGTCCAACGTGGGTCGCCGCAGCTGAATGCCGATGTCGGCCGTATGATCGATGATTTCAAAATCGATTTCCTTCATTCGCTCTTTTACGCCGAGGCGATATAACGGCGGATGGCATCCACCAGCGTGTGCCACGTCCATCGCCTCTTCTCGTCATCGCATTCAAGCAAAGTGACACGAAATCCCTGACGTTGCGTGCAAAATCCGGTCAACGGCACCACGCAGATGCCGGTGGCAGCCAAGAGGTAGTAGACGAAGCGTTTGTCCACCGGCACGTTTTTCACTTTTTCCTCGACGAGCCGCCGCACTGCGTGATTGGCGATCGGCAGCGTCTGCTGTTGGTTCAGCACTCCTTCGCGAAAGAGGATCGACAAATAAAAGGCACCCTGCGGTCTATTGACGTATATCTCTTCGACTTGAGAAAAAATGTCGACGGCTTCGTTGGCGCGGGCTTCAAAAATGCGCCGCCGTTTTTCCAGATGCGGAGCATAGCGCGGATCGCCGATCACTTTGGGAATCGTCATCTGCGGCAGCGTCGTGGAGCAGACCTCCAGCCGCTTGGCATTGATCAGGCTATTGATATAACGCTTAAAGTCCGGATAATTATCCTGATTGAATATTTCAATCCAGCCGCAGCGGGCGCCCGGCCAGGGATATTCCTTGGAAATGCCGCGCAGGGCAATTCCCGGCACGTCGCCGATGACTTGACTGAGATGTACGGTTTCCGCACCGTTGTAGACAATGTGCGCATAGATTTCGTCGCACATTACAAATACGCGATTTTCGCGGGCAATTTGAACGATCTTTTCCAAAAATTCTCTGGGATAAACCGTGCCCGTCGGGTTATCCGGATTGATGAGCAGAATGCCGGCGATGGAATCGTTATACTTGACTTTATTTTCAAGATCCTGCAGATCGGGCATCCATCGATTCTGGGGATCCAGCATGTAGGTCAGATGTTCGTAACCCGAATGCGCCGCCTCTGCCGAAGAGTGCGTTGAGTAAGCCGGCGAAGGGCCGATGACGCGCGCCTCGCGGCGAAGCGCGCCAAAGATGCGGGCCACGGCATCCCCAAGACCATTGAAAAACAAGATGTCGTTTTCTGTAATTTGGCAACCGCCGCGCCGATTGACCTGCTCGGCCAAAAAGCGGCGCGTCTCCGGGACCCCCTGCGTATGACAATATGCGTAAGACTCATCGCGCCAGGCCAAATCGGCTACAATTTCCTTGATCCAATCCGGCACCTTTTCGCCCTTTTGGATGGGATCGCCAATGTTCTCCCAAGTGATCTCTACGCCGAGCTTTTCGAATTCGTGGGCGACGGCGACAATTTCGCGAATTTCATAACTAAGCTGTTCGGCTCCTTCGTGAACGATTTGACGTCTCATGATATGACTCCAACAACGCACGGGTTCATAATAAAAAAGGGCGATTGAATGTCGCCCTTTTTCAGCTTTTATTTGCCGGTTCAGGGCTTATTCAAAGGTAATCAAGGAAGCATCATAGTCCGCCGGTTTTTCGAAGCCGAGTAAATTGAGCAATGTTGCCGCAATATTGCTCAAACCCGGCTTTTCGATCGGCGCCAATCGATACTCTCCTCCATAGGCCTTGTCGACAATAACAAACGGCACGGGATTGAGAGTATGCGAGGTCTTGACCGAGCGCACGCCGTTCTTTTCGGTCCACATCTCATCAAGATTGCCGTGATCGGCGGTCACTACGGCAATGCCGTCCAGCTCTTCAACGACCTGCAGCAGCCTGCCGACGCACTGATCAACGGTTTCCATGGCAATTATCGCCGCCTCCATGACGCCGGTATGTCCCACCATATCGCCGTTGGCAAAGTTCAGACGGCCGAATCGGTACTTGCCGCTGCGCAGCAGCTCGATGGTTTTCTCCGTAATTTCCAGCGCCTTCATTTTCGGCGCTTTGTCGAAGGCAATCTTGTCGGAAGGAATCTCGATATAGGTTTCCAATTCCGGATTAATGTAACCGGACCGGTTGCCGTTCCAAAAATAAGTGACATGGCCGAATTTCTGTGTTTCGCTGATGGCGAACATGGTAACGCCGGCGGCGCACAAATATTCGGATACCGTGCGGTCGATGGCCGGCGGATTGACAAGATAGAGCGGCGGAATGTGCAGATCGCCGTCGTACTCCATCATACCGGCATAGAGGACATCCGGCACGCGCCCGCGATCGAACTTGTTGAAATCTTTTTCCGTAAACGCGCGCGAGATCTCGATGGCTCGGTCGCCGCGAAAGTTATAGTTGATCACCACGTCCCCGTCCTCTATGCGGCCGACCGGTTCGCCTTTTTCATCGACAATGACGAATTGCCCCAAATACTGGTCGGTTATTTTGGGATCTTCGTCATAAAAAGTCTGAACCGCCTCTTCGGCCGAGCGGAAAGGCCTTGCTTTGCCGTGCACATGCGCGTTCCAGCCGCGCTCGACGATGCTCCAATCGGCTTCGTAGCGATCCATGGTCGTCACCATGCGGCCGCCGCCGGAGGCGATTACATAGTCGTATCCTTTTTCATTGCAGATGCTGTCGAGCAGCGCCTGCGTCGGGCGAATATAATCGAGAGCTGATTTCTCACCGACGTCGCGGCCGTCGCAAAGCACATGGACGCGCACTTTGCGGATGCCTTCTTCAACACAGCGGTTGATCAGCGCATATAGATGTTTGATGTGCGAATGGACGTTGCCGTCCGAAAGGAGGCCGATGAAATGCACAGCGCCGCCCTTTTTGCCGCGCTCGACAATCGACTGCCACACCTCGGTCTGAAAAATCGCGCCCGACTCGATCGACTGATCGACCAGCTTGGCGCCCTGGGCAAAGACGCGACCGGCACCGATGGCGTTATGCCCGACTTCGCTGTTGCCCATGTCGTCTTCCGAAGGCAAACCCACCGCGGGTCCGTGCGCCCGCAACTTGGTCGCCAATGGGCTTTTCATCAGCCGATCAAAGACCGGCGTGTTCGCCATATAAACGGCATTGCCTTCATATTCCTTACCCAAACCGACGCCGTCGAGTATCATCAACAATAACGGCCCTTTACGGCCGTGAAACTTTTTCAATCGTTCCAAACGTAAAGACATATTTATCCTCGTAATGATTTCGATTCTATTTATAGATCAATTTATCAAATTCTACGTTTAAAAAAAAGCGCTAATTGCATAGCATGGCAAATTGCAAATTCTTGTCTTTGAAAAGTCTATTGGATTTTCTAATTTTAATGACTTAACCAAAGTAAATGAGGGTTCCATGAGCAGACTTGATTCCATGAGCATCGAGGAATTGACGATCACCACGATTCGCACCCTGGCGATGGACGGCGTGCAGAAAGCCAACTCCGGTCATCCGGGTACCCCTATGGCTCTTGCGCCGTTGGCATACCTTTTGTTCAAAGACATCATGCGCCACAATCCCGCCAATCCGCAATGGCCGAACCGCGACCGTTTCGTGCTCTCTGCCGGCCATGCCTCCATGCTTCTTTACTCTATTCTGCATCTTTCCGGTTATGACTTGGATTTGGAGGAGTTGAAAAATTTTCGTCAACTGGGGAGCAAGACCCCCGGGCATCCGGAGTACGGCGAAACGCCTGGTGTGGAAACCACGACCGGACCGCTCGGCCAAGGAATCGCCAACAGCGTCGGTATGGCCATTGCCGAGGCGCATTTGGCCGCGATCTATAATCGCCCCGGCTTTAATTTATTCGACCATTACACCTATGCCATCTGCAGCGACGGCGACTTGATGGAGGGCATTTCGCACGAGGCGGCTTCCCTGGCAGGGCACCTCAAACTGGGCAAACTGATCTGGTTCTACGATGACAATCACATCACCATCGAGGGCGACACCAAGCTGGCCTACTCGGATGATGTTCGACGACGATTCGAAGGTTACGGCTGGCATGTCATCGACATCGGCGATCACGCCGACGATCTGCCGCTCATCGTTCAGGCCGTAAAGGAGGCGCAGCAGGTGGCCGACAAACCCTCTTTGATCATCATCCGGACACACATTGCCAAAGGCTCGCCGAATCTGCAGGACACGTCAAAAGCGCACGGCGCCCCGCTCGGCGAGGCTGAGGTCGCCCTGACGAAAAAGAATTACGGCTGGCCCGAGGATGCCCAGTTTCTAGTCCCCGAACGCGTGCGGCAGCACATGGCGGAAATTGCCGTGCGCGGCGCTCAAGCCGAACAGGAATGGAACCGAATGTTTGCCGAATATCAGAAGCACTATCCGAGCGAGGCTTTGCAACTGCAAGCGGCGCTGCGGCTCGAGCTGCCCGAAGGCTGGGACAATGACGTTCCCGTTTGGAAACCGGAGGACGGCGCCCAGGCGACGCGCACTGTTTCGGGCAAGGTGCTGAATGCCATAGCCGGTAAAGTGCCCTATCTGATCGGCGGATCGGCGGACCTTTCCCCATCGACCATGACCCTGCTCAAGGACAGCCCTTATTTTTCCGCAACGGAACGGCGAGGCAGAAACATTGCCTGGGGCGTGCGCGAGCTGGGCATGGCTGCAGCCTGCTCCGGCCTAGCGCTGCACGGCGGTCTGCGGCCGTTTTGCGCGACCTTTTTTGTCTTTACCGACTATGCCCGACCGGCTATTCGGCTGGCGGCGCTGATGAAGCTGCCGGTTATCTATGTTATGACCCATGACTCGATCGGCGTCGGCGAAGACGGTCCGACCCACCAGCCGATCGAGCATTTGGCCGCTCTACGAGCGATCCCGGGCCTTACAGTCATCCGCCCTGCAGACGCCAACGAAACCGCCTACGCCTGGCGGGCGGCAATGCTGAACACGGACGGCCCCACCATGCTGGTGTTGACGCGCCAGAACGTTCCGGTCATTGACCGCTCACGCTGCGCCGGCGCCGAAGGGTTGCTGAAAGGCGGCTATATTCTGCTGAAAGAGAAAGGCAACCTTCCCGCGCTTATCCTGATCGCTACCGGTTCCGAAGTCCAGCTCGCCCTCGAGGCGGCGGATAAACTGGCGGCAGAGGGGATCGACGTTCGCGTCGTCAGTATGCCGAGCTGGGAGCTGTTTCGACGTCAACCGGCTGACTATCGCGAGAGCGTGCTGCCGTCGTCGGTTCAGGCGCGCGTATCCATCGAAGCTGCATCAACCCTCGGCTGGCGGGAATTCGTCGGCGATAAGGGTTTGACCATCGGCATCGACCGTTTCGGCCTGAGCGGCCCATTCAAAAAAGTCTATGAATTTATGGGCCTCACGGCGGACAACATTGCCGCAAAAGCCAAATCGCTGTTGTGACCCCCTTAAGGCCTGTCGGAGTCTCCGGCAGGCCTTTTCTGCATCAACAGGTAAAAGGTCGGCATCATAAACCGATTCCAAAGATTGGGGGCATCCGAAATTAAGGCAAGTAAAAGCCGTTCAAGACCAAGGCGCTTCAACGCCGAAATAATTTTTAGATGTATAGGGCGATTCCACAAAGCTTGCGGATGCTGCAGTCCATAGAAAACCGCCTGCCGATGAACCAACCGCAGCGTAAACCCCGTTTTTTTCGCCAAACCCTGCAGCCGATTCAGGGACAGCAGCTCAGGCCAATCCGACTTTTCACGCGGAGCGCCGGCAAAAAGCACGGCCATTCGTCGGACATTCTCCCTCTTTAATAATGATAACATAGGCAA
The DNA window shown above is from candidate division KSB1 bacterium and carries:
- the arsM gene encoding arsenite methyltransferase translates to MNAEQLKKNVRKAYEQIAQNEQSCGCGPSCCGVKPDAYAALLGYEEKDLQAVPAEANLSLSCGNPLAAASLKEGEVVLDLGCGAGFDCFSAAEKVGPTGRVIGVDMTPAMIERARKIAKEHGVENVEFRLGEIENLPVDDNSIDVVISNCVINLSADKPAVFAEIYRVLKPGGRLAIADTALYRELPPALRSSFEAYVGCISGALLIEEYDALVRRSGFRQVNLIIQRSPIGSNMETNDPCGRAILNSLPAGESLDRYLASVLIEAYKDI
- a CDS encoding RtcB family protein, producing the protein MDVKKIHDYLFEIPQSGRMRTSARIYASEKMLPQIFADNAPVQAANVACLPGIVGSSMAMPDIHWGYGFPIGGVAAFDYENGVVSPGGVGYDINCGVRLLRTDLQLDEVKPKLQKLVDELFAKVPSGVGSKGPVKLSNQEEERVMIEGAHWAASAGFGESFELDKIEEKGRMSGADPSTVSGQARERGRQQLGTLGSGNHFVEVGVVQEIFDPQAAEVLGLRKGQIVVTIHTGSRGFGHQICEESINVMLKAAQKYGIELPDRQLCCAPITSPEGQRYLAQMACAVNFAFANRQMISHWVQQAFLKALGVTPQQLNMQIVYEVAHNIAKIEEHMVDGKKRRLVVHRKGATRAFAPHHAELPEAYRSIGQPVLIPGDMGRYSYVLIGTERAMQETFGSTCHGAGRLKSRTQALKAGKGRDLRHELAEEGILVRAAGRETLAEEMPEAYKDVADVVEAVSGAGLSKRVAKLRPLGVIKG
- a CDS encoding archease; this translates as MAHAGGCHPPLYRLGVKERMKEIDFEIIDHTADIGIQLRRPTLDKLFGDAALAMFRLVVPEGDFRPIRRRVVTVVGEDNGQLMVNWLSKLNFLFQTKGFIPVEIDLRIEDGRLRAEIKGDRFDPKRHQASLEIKAVTYHNLAVEKTEEGYSAQILFDV
- a CDS encoding pyridoxal phosphate-dependent aminotransferase, translated to MRRQIVHEGAEQLSYEIREIVAVAHEFEKLGVEITWENIGDPIQKGEKVPDWIKEIVADLAWRDESYAYCHTQGVPETRRFLAEQVNRRGGCQITENDILFFNGLGDAVARIFGALRREARVIGPSPAYSTHSSAEAAHSGYEHLTYMLDPQNRWMPDLQDLENKVKYNDSIAGILLINPDNPTGTVYPREFLEKIVQIARENRVFVMCDEIYAHIVYNGAETVHLSQVIGDVPGIALRGISKEYPWPGARCGWIEIFNQDNYPDFKRYINSLINAKRLEVCSTTLPQMTIPKVIGDPRYAPHLEKRRRIFEARANEAVDIFSQVEEIYVNRPQGAFYLSILFREGVLNQQQTLPIANHAVRRLVEEKVKNVPVDKRFVYYLLAATGICVVPLTGFCTQRQGFRVTLLECDDEKRRWTWHTLVDAIRRYIASA
- the gpmI gene encoding 2,3-bisphosphoglycerate-independent phosphoglycerate mutase, translating into MSLRLERLKKFHGRKGPLLLMILDGVGLGKEYEGNAVYMANTPVFDRLMKSPLATKLRAHGPAVGLPSEDDMGNSEVGHNAIGAGRVFAQGAKLVDQSIESGAIFQTEVWQSIVERGKKGGAVHFIGLLSDGNVHSHIKHLYALINRCVEEGIRKVRVHVLCDGRDVGEKSALDYIRPTQALLDSICNEKGYDYVIASGGGRMVTTMDRYEADWSIVERGWNAHVHGKARPFRSAEEAVQTFYDEDPKITDQYLGQFVIVDEKGEPVGRIEDGDVVINYNFRGDRAIEISRAFTEKDFNKFDRGRVPDVLYAGMMEYDGDLHIPPLYLVNPPAIDRTVSEYLCAAGVTMFAISETQKFGHVTYFWNGNRSGYINPELETYIEIPSDKIAFDKAPKMKALEITEKTIELLRSGKYRFGRLNFANGDMVGHTGVMEAAIIAMETVDQCVGRLLQVVEELDGIAVVTADHGNLDEMWTEKNGVRSVKTSHTLNPVPFVIVDKAYGGEYRLAPIEKPGLSNIAATLLNLLGFEKPADYDASLITFE
- the tkt gene encoding transketolase, producing the protein MSRLDSMSIEELTITTIRTLAMDGVQKANSGHPGTPMALAPLAYLLFKDIMRHNPANPQWPNRDRFVLSAGHASMLLYSILHLSGYDLDLEELKNFRQLGSKTPGHPEYGETPGVETTTGPLGQGIANSVGMAIAEAHLAAIYNRPGFNLFDHYTYAICSDGDLMEGISHEAASLAGHLKLGKLIWFYDDNHITIEGDTKLAYSDDVRRRFEGYGWHVIDIGDHADDLPLIVQAVKEAQQVADKPSLIIIRTHIAKGSPNLQDTSKAHGAPLGEAEVALTKKNYGWPEDAQFLVPERVRQHMAEIAVRGAQAEQEWNRMFAEYQKHYPSEALQLQAALRLELPEGWDNDVPVWKPEDGAQATRTVSGKVLNAIAGKVPYLIGGSADLSPSTMTLLKDSPYFSATERRGRNIAWGVRELGMAAACSGLALHGGLRPFCATFFVFTDYARPAIRLAALMKLPVIYVMTHDSIGVGEDGPTHQPIEHLAALRAIPGLTVIRPADANETAYAWRAAMLNTDGPTMLVLTRQNVPVIDRSRCAGAEGLLKGGYILLKEKGNLPALILIATGSEVQLALEAADKLAAEGIDVRVVSMPSWELFRRQPADYRESVLPSSVQARVSIEAASTLGWREFVGDKGLTIGIDRFGLSGPFKKVYEFMGLTADNIAAKAKSLL